The following proteins are encoded in a genomic region of Lactiplantibacillus plantarum:
- a CDS encoding Nif3-like dinuclear metal center hexameric protein yields the protein MQASELIARFEKFAPLKLKWEHDPTGLQIGDPHQDIHKVLVTLDVRPEVVQEAITIGADMIFAHHPVMFRPANNLDYQDPQKAMYAELAAHHILVYAAHTNLDCAEGGMNDWLAAALDLQNVQGLVPGYRAQAVKLTLTVPTNQVETVQEYLTNTVGATLDRYGVNSGEQFSVDLLADQIPTAVAGINDLAADTWDYQVVPLLSGGHQYYMGRVGDLPTPLSAQAFAEQCKQVFGVSGLRLVSADPRQRITRVAVLGGDGGKFYPQALRAGAQAYVTGDVYYHTGHDMLAAGLTVIDPGHHIESICKSQLTKLFDQWRVQAGWPIEIVASQLNTDPFTFI from the coding sequence ATGCAAGCAAGTGAATTAATTGCGCGTTTTGAAAAATTTGCGCCACTCAAGTTGAAGTGGGAGCATGATCCCACCGGATTACAAATCGGCGATCCTCATCAGGACATCCACAAGGTGTTAGTTACCCTGGATGTGCGGCCGGAAGTTGTCCAAGAAGCCATCACGATCGGTGCTGACATGATTTTTGCTCATCATCCCGTCATGTTTCGACCGGCTAACAATCTTGATTATCAGGATCCTCAGAAAGCAATGTATGCAGAACTTGCAGCTCACCACATCTTGGTGTACGCGGCCCATACGAATCTGGACTGTGCTGAGGGCGGCATGAACGATTGGCTGGCGGCGGCCCTAGACTTGCAAAATGTGCAGGGGTTGGTTCCTGGGTATCGGGCACAGGCTGTTAAGTTGACTTTAACGGTACCGACCAATCAAGTTGAAACGGTACAGGAATACTTAACGAATACCGTGGGTGCCACGCTAGATCGTTACGGTGTCAACTCGGGTGAACAGTTCAGCGTCGACTTACTAGCCGATCAGATTCCAACTGCGGTAGCGGGCATTAATGACTTAGCCGCTGACACGTGGGATTACCAGGTCGTGCCACTGTTGTCTGGCGGTCATCAGTATTATATGGGCCGAGTCGGTGATTTGCCGACACCGTTATCAGCGCAGGCGTTTGCCGAACAGTGTAAGCAAGTATTTGGTGTCAGCGGCCTGCGACTAGTCAGTGCCGATCCCCGACAACGGATTACCCGTGTGGCCGTCCTGGGCGGCGATGGTGGTAAGTTCTATCCCCAAGCGTTGCGAGCAGGTGCACAAGCTTACGTGACCGGGGATGTCTATTATCACACCGGTCATGATATGCTGGCAGCCGGGTTGACGGTCATTGATCCAGGCCACCATATCGAGAGTATTTGTAAGTCACAACTCACTAAGCTGTTTGATCAGTGGCGTGTACAAGCTGGCTGGCCAATCGAGATTGTGGCGTCTCAGCTGAATACTGATCCGTTTACCTTCATCTAA
- the pepT gene encoding peptidase T codes for MSKYPNLISDFLTFVKINSRSDEESTTIPSSPRETAFLKQLMSKLTDLGLSDVEQDAQSAYVFATIPANSDKAVKTLGFISHIDTADFNAENVNPQIVDNYDGESVIKLGNGDYVLDPAVFPNLKNYAGHTLITTDGTTLLGADDKSGVAEIISAAEYLLAHPEIKHGKIRLAFGPDEEIGTGADHFNVPAFGADYAYTVDGGPLGELEYETFNAAQATVTITGVNVHPGEAKDKMVNALQLAVDFQSALPAHDVPEHTEGREGFFFLLSLDGTVDSAKMTYIIRDHDRDKFEARKRLFMAVADRLNLADGVARIKVDMKDQYYNMREIIEKDMRVVELAKQAMLNLGITPAIYPVRGGTDGSKISFMGLPTPNLFAGGENMHGRFEYVSEQVMAQAVDVVLQIVQDNYDQD; via the coding sequence ATGTCAAAATATCCAAACTTAATTTCAGATTTTTTAACCTTTGTCAAAATTAATAGTCGTTCAGATGAGGAATCAACGACAATTCCTTCGTCACCACGTGAAACGGCCTTTTTAAAGCAATTAATGAGTAAGCTCACTGATTTAGGCTTGAGCGATGTTGAACAGGATGCGCAAAGTGCGTACGTTTTTGCGACGATTCCTGCGAATAGTGACAAAGCTGTTAAAACTCTTGGCTTTATTTCACATATTGATACGGCTGACTTTAACGCGGAAAATGTCAATCCACAAATTGTTGACAATTATGACGGTGAATCAGTTATTAAGCTCGGAAACGGGGACTATGTGCTGGATCCGGCGGTCTTCCCAAACTTAAAGAACTATGCTGGTCACACGCTGATCACAACTGATGGAACCACGCTGCTTGGAGCTGATGATAAGTCTGGCGTTGCTGAAATCATTAGTGCTGCGGAATATTTGTTGGCCCATCCTGAGATCAAACATGGCAAGATTCGGTTAGCTTTTGGTCCCGATGAAGAAATTGGGACTGGTGCTGATCACTTTAATGTGCCTGCCTTTGGCGCCGATTATGCCTACACCGTTGATGGTGGTCCGCTTGGTGAACTGGAGTATGAAACGTTCAACGCGGCCCAAGCGACGGTGACGATTACAGGTGTCAACGTTCATCCAGGGGAAGCTAAGGATAAGATGGTCAACGCCTTGCAGTTAGCCGTTGATTTTCAATCGGCGTTACCCGCACATGATGTCCCGGAACACACGGAAGGCCGTGAAGGGTTCTTCTTCTTGCTTAGTTTAGACGGGACCGTTGACAGCGCTAAGATGACTTACATTATTCGTGATCATGACCGCGATAAGTTCGAAGCACGTAAACGGTTATTTATGGCGGTTGCGGATCGGCTGAATTTGGCTGACGGTGTGGCCCGGATCAAGGTCGACATGAAGGACCAGTATTACAATATGCGCGAAATCATTGAAAAAGATATGCGGGTCGTTGAATTGGCCAAACAAGCCATGCTCAATCTCGGTATCACGCCAGCCATTTATCCGGTTCGTGGTGGGACGGATGGCTCCAAGATCTCATTTATGGGCTTGCCGACACCGAACTTGTTTGCTGGTGGTGAGAACATGCACGGTCGGTTTGAATACGTTTCAGAACAAGTGATGGCCCAAGCCGTGGACGTTGTCTTACAAATCGTTCAGGATAATTATGACCAGGACTAA